The Solanum dulcamara chromosome 6, daSolDulc1.2, whole genome shotgun sequence genome contains the following window.
TGTGGGGACCAATGCGTAGTGTGTCCCGCACCGCAGACTCCTCTTCTTCAGTATTTTTGGTTGAATTTCAGTGCGGGACGCTTCACTTTGAGTTCTAATCCATCTATTGGGTCAATCCTTGCTATATTTAGCCTAAaatcaatctaatcatatataTTAGCTCATGGTATACGTGAGTTTACACTCATAACTTAGCTAGATTACAGATAAAACACGATGCTTAGATGCATAAATACACCCAGATTAATAGACAATATTTATAGGCAGAATACTGGGTTCAAACGAAGAGGTGCAACTCTTCCTTGTGGCTTTCTGCACAAAATAGTTGTTTACGAAAAATGTTTGTACGAAAAATAACCGCAAAATAAAATGGACGGAAATTAAATCACCGTTGCGAAATGATCATAAAatcttattaaaataataatattaacaaaataaatttagtccaaaaaatatatcaatcaaTTAGataaattcaaatccaaatccaaattcaaattcgagCAACGACGATGAGAGCTGACACTTTCCTCAAACACTTTTAAGAGCTAAAAGAAGTGCTTTCATATATAACTACACTGGCCTTGCTCTCCCTCGAGGGACAAAGTCCCTTGGTAAAAAGGAACTTTTCATTTCTCTCCATTTTGTAAAAGTCCCATGGTAAAAAAGGAACTTTTCATTTCCTTCCATTTGGTACTCTTCCATTTCCTATTCACAATACATCTAAACCCAACACTCTTGCCCATACCGATATCCCTTCCTTGCATAATACAATTTTGCAAATTTGATCGGACCTATGATAGAGTCATGAAGCTGCAACTCCTGTTATTTGTCTATTTACGTACAAAAAATGATCCATATTACCtgagatgaagaagaaaacatgTTTGCACAGCCTTTAATGTTAGCAGATCACTCGCTTGCCTCTAAGGTTTAAACTCAATACCAGAAGAGAAAGAACTATGATTCCTTTTATGAACAATTAGCATGTTACAATAAATACAATCTTCTTACATAAGATGAAATCCCTATTCAGATATCTCGTCGCGCACAGTTCTTCCCAGCTTTTTGTGGAGGGCTTATCATACTCATGGATTACGCAATAGCATTCAGAACAATTTGAGTATGCTGGTGTTTGCTTCCTCATTCTATGTCTTGATCAAGAAGGCCAAAGAAGGTACTGTACAATTCCATGTTCGGTCTAGTATATAAGGCATGGATGGTGAAAGTTGACATTTTGcagaaaaattatcaaaactaaAGATGGAAACTTCAACCATGATTAGTGGGATCCAGGCCATAACCCAAACATCACGCCATGCTCACTCAAACTACCTCCAGATAATCTTCTCATTTTCTGCCATAGCCTCCTGGTTTTTCCTTTTCGCAGAGGACCTGAGCTATAGTACCTCCTAAATGAACCAGATTCTTGCTTCCCGTATCTTGCTAATGGACTCAGTAAATCTGACATTGAAAGTCCCCTCTCAACATCCAACTCACTGTCTGAGTTAGAAACTGGGGATTGAGGTCGTATAGGGTTCAACACTTGGCTTGAAGCCGTACTAATCCTAGCATCCATGTCAATAGACAGATCATCTTGGCTACAACTTCGAGACACACTGTCTTTTGTCTGTCCGCATTCGTTACATACCAGCTTCAAGGCCTGGACAACCTCACCCATGAAAGGTCTGTGTGATACCTCTGGTTGAACACACATTGATGCAATAGCAGCTACTTTTACAATGTCATCAAAAGGGAAATCAGCCCCCAAATTACGGTCCACAATCAACTCCAGACCTTCTTCACTCGTTAGGAGTGTGCGTGCCCAAGCCACTAAATTCTCTTGACCTGGTGGCTGAGACATATCCACTGGCTTTTTTCCAGTTAGCAGCTCAAGCAGGACAACACCATAGCTGTAAACATCACTCTTTACAAGGAGATGCCCTGTCATAGCATATTCTGGAGCTACATACCtggtaaaataacaaaatcagaAGTGTACAACAGAAGAATAAAATGTTAACAGTAGAGATTTTGTTATTCGTAGtcaatttcaattgattgaGGACGATCCATCCACTATGTATTAACACCCCTAtcgaataaaaataaataaggcattcaaaaggaattttttttaactccAGGCAAGCAGACCAGCATGAAGCAGCTGATCTGCTCAAGGGTTTGGGCCTTTGTCAGTCATAGATAGAATGGGACGAAGGCTGGCCTAATGAAAACACAAATTTTAAGTCAGATGAATATTTTACCCAAAAGTTCCCATGACTCGAGTGGATATGTGTCTGTTTCCTTCATCTAATGCAGCTCTCGCCAAACCAAAATCAGACACTTTTGGGGTGAAATCATGTTCCAGTAAGATGTTACTAGACTTAAAATCCCTGTGTATGACACGGGGACTGGAATCTTCATGTAAATATGCCAGGCCTCGGGCAGCACCAAGTGCTATTTTCATTCGGGCATTCCAATCAAGTGGAGAAATATCCTTGTCAACACCTGCAAGACAGTTTTTTAGCCAGTCTGAAATCTAAAAACACATGGCTTCAACCAAAAAAGTTAGGAGGGATCCAAATTGAATATGACCGTGAAGGTGAGATTCCACGCTGCCATTTGGGATGAGCTCATAAAGTAAACAGCGACTGCGCTCCTCAAGACATATGCCTATCAGCTTGACCAAGTTTCTATGATGGAGGCGGCTAAGCATCTCTACTTCAGCCAAAAATTCACGACCACCCTGTTGGTCATCTCTCTTGAGGACTTTCACTGCCACTTTCATCCCATCATCAAGCACACCACTATAAACACGACCAAATCCCCCTTCACCTAGTACTCTTGCTTCATTGAAGCTGTCAGTTGCTCtctcaatttcctttgaagAAAATGTTCTAGCTGAACCAGTATAAGCAGCAAAGCTAGAACTAAAGGATAATGAAGGAGAATTCGGCCTACTCCCAATCGTGGAGGCTGCAATCCCTACAGCATGCATAAAGATCAGGAAATAATTCTATAGATCTTTATTACACAAGACTCGTGAGAATCATATATTTGTACACAATTTAGATGCAAAGTAATTTGTGAAGTTTAAAGGTTCCTGAATGCACCCACTAAGAGTtgatacttcaaaatattcttgTCAAAAGATATTGGATGACTCACCATATTATCATTATGCAACTAACCAGTCAACTTCTCCTATACTCCACTTCATAATTTTGGACATTTCATTCCATTGTATGCTAAGGATAAGTAGTGAAAGTAACCGTGTTGAGCAACATATAGCATATTCAAAACTCCAATATGATTTTACCTTCCCCTAACATAGTATTTACCTGGTATGCTACAAAGGCACGATGATAACAAAAGGCTAGGATTCTGAATTTTATTGTTTGAATATCTTTTTCAGCATGAATGAAGAAAATTTAAACTGAGAATACGAACACTAGGCAAACCAGATGGCAGTAGATCATTTACATGTCAAGAGAAGGATTTCACCTGATGACTTTGCAAGGGATGGTAATGTAGTTGGTGGAGTTGGTTCTAACGGATATCCGCGATCTCTATATCCGAAAAGCAAAACCCATGCAACGGCACAACATAAAATAACTACGACAGAGGCTGACAATACAATTACTGCTATGACACTCCGATTTGGCCCACTTTTGTGCTGTTTCCCCCTTACATCAACTCCAAGGGGCTGTATGGTCCTTCCATTATTATCAGCAGGATATGGTTGGCTACCTATGGTATCAATGTCTGAAGCTGCTGAAGGTGGAGAGGGAGGAAGACCTGTACATATAACAATTCTATTTAGTTACTCGGGACATAGCATGTGGCATCAAGAAGATAAGATGGCATAAGGGAGTTTCTATACCTGGATATTGCACATATAGTACATCATAATCACCAAAAAGTGATGATTTTATAACAACTTGTTTGTGCCAGAATCTTTGTGATGTCAGAAATGCTGTAGTGTTATCAAATTTTTCGCCAAGGGGTACCAAATCAATAAGGACAATGGTCTTTTCTGGATATTGGCTGGCTGAATTTGCTCCCATAATACGAACTTGACTTGGATCCACAAATACTCCAACAGAAATTTCTGTAGCTAGCTCTGAAACCAAAGGGAAGAAGGTGTAGAGTGCTACACTAAGGCATAGTCCAATTCGCATGGGTAAGACACAAACACAAGGTGCTTTTGGTGGGCCATTTGTGAAAGGCTCCGCACAAGCCAATGATGCGCAATCTGCAACATCAACATCATGTTTAGAATAGTCAGTGGGGCAAAACCTGGCAACTTGTGCATATAAACCTATATCATTTAGAGGAGAAAGCAGAGGCAGATAAAAGATACCTTCATTAGGAGGTGGAGGTGGTAGTGCTTGAAATGGATGCGGTATCTTTGGATGCCTTGGTGAAGACCCAGAGGGAGACATTTTAGGGGAAACAAATGGCTCTTGCAATGACAAAGATGATATAGAGATAAGCATCAACTATGCATAGGaatgaaaatataatataagGTTAATGCCTTGACTATGGATTGCATTGAAAGGGAACATACGACATACTCTTACTTTTAGTTGGTCTAGATGAAGCACTTGGAGACGGTGATATTGCAGGAGAATCATGACTTTCTGGAGAAGTTAAAGGCGCAAGCAGCGGTGGTACCGGCGATCCTGTAAAGTAGGAGTTGTCAGAATCACTTTTTTCTTTGTGctattcatttttctttaaGAGAGGAAAAGGGTGGTTAACTGAGGAAGACCAGAATGATCACAAACCTCCAGTTAACAGTAAATGAGAGTGGTGCCTAAGGTAAGTCTTTGGATGTGATTTTGAGTCAACCGAAGGAGATGGAGGAATCAATGGACCTTCATTAGTTATTGGCTGAATTCTAGTTAGTGTCATATATCAGAATGAGTATATCAACTGACATTTCTCAGGTAAGATACAGAACCCAGTTCAGTTGAAGCAGGAGGATAAACTTCATAGGATAACAGAGTGATTTCTGTCATATTATCTTTTAGGTGGTGATCCCTCTTAAATGAGATTGAAAGTGCAGATTGTAGAGGTTCATCCCATgtcacaaatatttttttactttgtttttttattttgttgcaAGGTTTAAAAATTAGAGAGTCAAAAATGTGGATTTGGTAGTTGGCAAATCTCAACAACCAAAAGATCACCATTTTTGTCAAATCAAATCTCACCAATAAGCCTACCaaagtttgaaatatttgttttttcctggacaaatttttttctataaatagagcaTTCTTCCTCATTTGTAAGAACACACcaagatagagagaaaaaaatattatagagCAAAGTGAGTATACCATAGATTATATgaaaatagtctgtgaagaaaaatagagtgtgagcgatattttagtAAGGTTGGAAATCAAAAGAGAGTTATTCTTTTGAGTGTGTTGTGGCCACTTTGAGTATTCTACTTGTGATTACCCAACGTAAAAttccttactatagtgatattcAGTTGCTCATCTTGATCCGTGGTTTTTTCCTTATTAAAAagggtttccacataaaattcttggtgtcattgttttctcattttattttcattattttaaccatatatatttttgtgttagtgcGTGCTTTCCCAACaaactggtatcagagcattgGTTCAATGTATCTATATTTTTGGGGAAACAATGGAAGCTAACACAAGTAGAATGGTTACTTTGAATGGCGTTAATTATGCCATTGGGAAGAAAAACATGGAAGATCTGCTCTATGTTGAAATTTTTATCAACCAGTTTTTACTACTATAAGCCTGAAAATAAAACAGATGAAGAATGGAATATGTTGCACAGACAGGTTTTTGGATGATTAGGCAATGGGTTGACTAT
Protein-coding sequences here:
- the LOC129893524 gene encoding receptor-like serine/threonine-protein kinase ALE2 isoform X1, whose translation is MGGVKLQLLFLVLQVCAFAFSKGSASFILSPSPSASSAIPPTEEGIPSSVSHGNAFRSNAPAPAFELNGASPPANVFPPLKPSSVPQPREVLTPSLQPSAPIILPPPSSAPPIINPAPPQIASLPAPPPIMWNGPAPVLPPSAPKREHRHTEQPVVVPEAPAPVSSAGRKSTEDAPTKAPQLPGSTPPNESKSPEGPLSSIAPVLNTPAPRGKSQKLLPTLPRNPEISPSIPPVLNEPAPRGKPRNSLPTLPRNPEISPSIPPVLNAPSPRGKTQNPLPTHPIIPEVSPSIPPVLNVPSPRGKPQNPLPAQPTNPEVSPSIPPATVAPPPRKLPNNSPPNHPRYPLKPPSVSPVKHGISPVSTPWPSINRKRASAPTVAPPNGMTNQHPAKGSPVPPLLAPLTSPESHDSPAISPSPSASSRPTKSKKPFVSPKMSPSGSSPRHPKIPHPFQALPPPPPNEDCASLACAEPFTNGPPKAPCVCVLPMRIGLCLSVALYTFFPLVSELATEISVGVFVDPSQVRIMGANSASQYPEKTIVLIDLVPLGEKFDNTTAFLTSQRFWHKQVVIKSSLFGDYDVLYVQYPGLPPSPPSAASDIDTIGSQPYPADNNGRTIQPLGVDVRGKQHKSGPNRSVIAVIVLSASVVVILCCAVAWVLLFGYRDRGYPLEPTPPTTLPSLAKSSGIAASTIGSRPNSPSLSFSSSFAAYTGSARTFSSKEIERATDSFNEARVLGEGGFGRVYSGVLDDGMKVAVKVLKRDDQQGGREFLAEVEMLSRLHHRNLVKLIGICLEERSRCLLYELIPNGSVESHLHGVDKDISPLDWNARMKIALGAARGLAYLHEDSSPRVIHRDFKSSNILLEHDFTPKVSDFGLARAALDEGNRHISTRVMGTFGYVAPEYAMTGHLLVKSDVYSYGVVLLELLTGKKPVDMSQPPGQENLVAWARTLLTSEEGLELIVDRNLGADFPFDDIVKVAAIASMCVQPEVSHRPFMGEVVQALKLVCNECGQTKDSVSRSCSQDDLSIDMDARISTASSQVLNPIRPQSPVSNSDSELDVERGLSMSDLLSPLARYGKQESGSFRRYYSSGPLRKGKTRRLWQKMRRLSGGSLSEHGVMFGLWPGSH
- the LOC129893524 gene encoding receptor-like serine/threonine-protein kinase ALE2 isoform X4, giving the protein MGGVKLQLLFLVLQVCAFAFSKGSARASPPANVFPPLKPSSVPQPREVLTPSLQPSAPIILPPPSSAPPIINPAPPQIASLPAPPPIMWNGPAPVLPPSAPKREHRHTEQPVVVPEAPAPVSSAGRKSTEDAPTKAPQLPGSTPPNESKSPEGPLSSIAPVLNTPAPRGKSQKLLPTLPRNPEISPSIPPVLNEPAPRGKPRNSLPTLPRNPEISPSIPPVLNAPSPRGKTQNPLPTHPIIPEVSPSIPPVLNVPSPRGKPQNPLPAQPTNPEVSPSIPPATVAPPPRKLPNNSPPNHPRYPLKPPSVSPVKHGISPVSTPWPSINRKRASAPTVAPPNGMTNQHPAKGSPVPPLLAPLTSPESHDSPAISPSPSASSRPTKSKKPFVSPKMSPSGSSPRHPKIPHPFQALPPPPPNEDCASLACAEPFTNGPPKAPCVCVLPMRIGLCLSVALYTFFPLVSELATEISVGVFVDPSQVRIMGANSASQYPEKTIVLIDLVPLGEKFDNTTAFLTSQRFWHKQVVIKSSLFGDYDVLYVQYPGLPPSPPSAASDIDTIGSQPYPADNNGRTIQPLGVDVRGKQHKSGPNRSVIAVIVLSASVVVILCCAVAWVLLFGYRDRGYPLEPTPPTTLPSLAKSSGIAASTIGSRPNSPSLSFSSSFAAYTGSARTFSSKEIERATDSFNEARVLGEGGFGRVYSGVLDDGMKVAVKVLKRDDQQGGREFLAEVEMLSRLHHRNLVKLIGICLEERSRCLLYELIPNGSVESHLHGVDKDISPLDWNARMKIALGAARGLAYLHEDSSPRVIHRDFKSSNILLEHDFTPKVSDFGLARAALDEGNRHISTRVMGTFGYVAPEYAMTGHLLVKSDVYSYGVVLLELLTGKKPVDMSQPPGQENLVAWARTLLTSEEGLELIVDRNLGADFPFDDIVKVAAIASMCVQPEVSHRPFMGEVVQALKLVCNECGQTKDSVSRSCSQDDLSIDMDARISTASSQVLNPIRPQSPVSNSDSELDVERGLSMSDLLSPLARYGKQESGSFRRYYSSGPLRKGKTRRLWQKMRRLSGGSLSEHGVMFGLWPGSH
- the LOC129893524 gene encoding receptor-like serine/threonine-protein kinase ALE2 isoform X2 codes for the protein MGGVKLQLLFLVLQVCAFAFSKGSASFILSPSPSASSAIPPTEEGIPSSVSHGNAFRSNAPAPAFELNGASPPANVFPPLKPSSVPQPREVLTPSLQPSAPIILPPPSSAPPIINPAPPQIASLPAPPPIMWNGPAPVLPPSAPKREHRHTEQPVVVPEAPAPVSSAGRKSTEDAPTKAPQLPGSTPPNESKSPEGPLSSIAPVLNTPAPRGKSQKLLPTLPRNPEISPSIPPVLNEPAPRGKPRNSLPTLPRNPEISPSIPPVLNAPSPRGKTQNPLPTHPIIPEVSPSIPPVLNVPSPRGKPQNPLPAQPTNPEVSPSIPPATVAPPPRKLPNNSPPNHPRYPLKPPSVSPVKHGISPVSTPWPSINRKRASAPTVAPPNGMTNQHPAKGSPVPPLLAPLTSPESHDSPAISPSPSASSRPTKKPFVSPKMSPSGSSPRHPKIPHPFQALPPPPPNEDCASLACAEPFTNGPPKAPCVCVLPMRIGLCLSVALYTFFPLVSELATEISVGVFVDPSQVRIMGANSASQYPEKTIVLIDLVPLGEKFDNTTAFLTSQRFWHKQVVIKSSLFGDYDVLYVQYPGLPPSPPSAASDIDTIGSQPYPADNNGRTIQPLGVDVRGKQHKSGPNRSVIAVIVLSASVVVILCCAVAWVLLFGYRDRGYPLEPTPPTTLPSLAKSSGIAASTIGSRPNSPSLSFSSSFAAYTGSARTFSSKEIERATDSFNEARVLGEGGFGRVYSGVLDDGMKVAVKVLKRDDQQGGREFLAEVEMLSRLHHRNLVKLIGICLEERSRCLLYELIPNGSVESHLHGVDKDISPLDWNARMKIALGAARGLAYLHEDSSPRVIHRDFKSSNILLEHDFTPKVSDFGLARAALDEGNRHISTRVMGTFGYVAPEYAMTGHLLVKSDVYSYGVVLLELLTGKKPVDMSQPPGQENLVAWARTLLTSEEGLELIVDRNLGADFPFDDIVKVAAIASMCVQPEVSHRPFMGEVVQALKLVCNECGQTKDSVSRSCSQDDLSIDMDARISTASSQVLNPIRPQSPVSNSDSELDVERGLSMSDLLSPLARYGKQESGSFRRYYSSGPLRKGKTRRLWQKMRRLSGGSLSEHGVMFGLWPGSH
- the LOC129893524 gene encoding receptor-like serine/threonine-protein kinase ALE2 isoform X3, producing the protein MGGVKLQLLFLVLQVCAFAFSKGSASFILSPSPSASSAIPPTEEGIPSSVSHGNAFRSNAPAPAFELNGASPPANVFPPLKPSSVPQPREVLTPSLQPSAPIILPPPSSAPPIINPAPPQIASLPAPPPIMWNGPAPVLPPSAPKREHRHTEQPVVVPEAPAPVSSAGRKSTEDAPTKAPQLPGSTPPNESKSPEGPLSSIAPVLNTPAPRGKSQKLLPTLPRNPEISPSIPPVLNEPAPRGKPRNSLPTLPRNPEISPSIPPVLNAPSPRGKTQNPLPTHPIIPEVSPSIPPVLNVPSPRGKPQNPLPAQPTNPEVSPSIPPATVAPPPRKLPNNSPPNHPRYPLKPPSVSPVKHGISPVSTPWPSINRKRASAPTVAPPNGMTNQHPAKGSPVPPLLAPLTSPESHDSPAISPSPSASSRPTKSKKPFVSPKMSPSGSSPRHPKIPHPFQALPPPPPNEDCASLACAEPFTNGPPKAPCVCVLPMRIGLCLSVALYTFFPLVSELATEISVGVFVDPSQVRIMGANSASQYPEKTIVLIDLVPLGEKFDNTTAFLTSQRFWHKQVVIKSSLFGDYDVLYVQYPGLPPSPPSAASDIDTIGSQPYPADNNGRTIQPLGVDVRGKQHKSGPNRSVIAVIVLSASVVVILCCAVAWVLLFGYRDRGYPLEPTPPTTLPSLAKSSASTIGSRPNSPSLSFSSSFAAYTGSARTFSSKEIERATDSFNEARVLGEGGFGRVYSGVLDDGMKVAVKVLKRDDQQGGREFLAEVEMLSRLHHRNLVKLIGICLEERSRCLLYELIPNGSVESHLHGVDKDISPLDWNARMKIALGAARGLAYLHEDSSPRVIHRDFKSSNILLEHDFTPKVSDFGLARAALDEGNRHISTRVMGTFGYVAPEYAMTGHLLVKSDVYSYGVVLLELLTGKKPVDMSQPPGQENLVAWARTLLTSEEGLELIVDRNLGADFPFDDIVKVAAIASMCVQPEVSHRPFMGEVVQALKLVCNECGQTKDSVSRSCSQDDLSIDMDARISTASSQVLNPIRPQSPVSNSDSELDVERGLSMSDLLSPLARYGKQESGSFRRYYSSGPLRKGKTRRLWQKMRRLSGGSLSEHGVMFGLWPGSH